In Pseudomonas sp. DNDY-54, a genomic segment contains:
- a CDS encoding LysR family transcriptional regulator, with amino-acid sequence MHFTLRQLQVFVSVARQESVSRAAESLALSQSATSTSLAELERQSGCQLFDRAGKRLWLNALGRQLLPQAVSLLDQAKAIEDLLAGKTGFGSLNVGATLTIGNYLATLLIGSFMQRHPECRVKLHVQNTAHIVQQVAQHELDLGLIEGDCQHPDIEVLPWVEDELVVFCAPQHALAGRTEVSLDELSREAWILREQGSGTRLTFDHAMRHHPAKLNIRLELEHTEAIKRAVESGLGIGCISRLALRDAFRRGSLVAVETPDLDLARQFYFIWHSLKYQTAAMREFIEQCRALTAGIQRSDEIVLPTIA; translated from the coding sequence ATGCATTTCACGCTGCGCCAGCTTCAGGTATTCGTGTCGGTTGCCCGCCAGGAAAGCGTCTCCCGCGCCGCCGAAAGCCTCGCTTTGTCTCAATCGGCCACCAGCACCTCGTTAGCTGAACTGGAACGGCAATCCGGCTGCCAACTATTCGACCGCGCCGGCAAGCGCTTATGGTTGAACGCACTGGGCCGTCAGTTGCTGCCTCAAGCAGTAAGCCTGCTCGATCAGGCCAAAGCCATCGAGGATCTGCTGGCTGGCAAGACCGGTTTTGGCTCATTGAATGTCGGCGCCACGCTGACGATCGGCAACTACCTCGCCACACTGCTGATTGGCAGTTTCATGCAGCGTCATCCTGAGTGCCGGGTGAAACTGCATGTGCAGAACACGGCGCACATTGTCCAGCAGGTCGCGCAACATGAACTTGATTTAGGTCTGATCGAAGGCGATTGCCAGCACCCCGACATCGAAGTGCTGCCGTGGGTCGAGGACGAACTGGTGGTTTTCTGCGCACCCCAGCATGCACTGGCCGGCCGCACGGAGGTAAGTCTCGATGAGCTGTCGCGTGAAGCCTGGATTCTTCGTGAGCAAGGCTCAGGGACTCGCCTAACGTTCGACCACGCCATGCGGCACCACCCGGCAAAACTCAACATACGGCTCGAATTGGAGCATACCGAAGCTATAAAAAGGGCCGTGGAGTCTGGCCTGGGCATCGGGTGCATCTCTCGCCTGGCACTGCGCGACGCCTTTCGCCGCGGCAGCCTCGTTGCGGTTGAAACCCCGGACTTGGATCTGGCCCGACAGTTCTATTTCATCTGGCATTCGTTGAAGTACCAGACCGCCGCGATGCGCGAGTTCATCGAGCAATGCCGCGCGCTCACCGCGGGGATTCAGCGCAGCGACGAGATCGTCCTGCCGACCATCGCGTAA
- the fpr gene encoding ferredoxin-NADP reductase, translating into MSNLNVERVLSVHHWNDTLFSFKTTRNPGLRFENGQFVMIGLEVEGRPLMRAYSIASPNYEEHLEFFSIKVPDGPLTSRLQHLKEGDSLMVSRKPTGTLVLDDLLPAKHLYLLSTGTGLAPFMSVIQDPETYERFEKVILVHGVRYVNEVAYREFITEHLPQNEFFGEALKEKLIYYPTVTREPFENQGRLTDLMRSGKLFNDIGLPPINPDDDRAMICGSPSMLAETSEVLDSFGLKASPRMGDPGHYLIERAFVEK; encoded by the coding sequence ATGAGCAACCTGAACGTTGAGCGAGTCCTCAGTGTGCATCACTGGAATGACACGCTGTTCAGTTTCAAGACCACCCGTAACCCGGGGCTGCGCTTTGAGAATGGTCAGTTCGTGATGATTGGCCTAGAGGTAGAGGGCCGGCCGCTGATGCGTGCGTACAGCATTGCCAGCCCCAACTATGAAGAGCACTTGGAGTTTTTCAGCATCAAGGTTCCTGATGGCCCGCTGACTTCGCGCCTGCAGCACCTGAAGGAAGGTGACTCGCTGATGGTCAGCCGCAAGCCCACTGGCACCTTGGTGTTGGATGACCTGCTGCCGGCCAAGCATCTGTATCTATTGAGTACAGGCACTGGTCTGGCGCCGTTTATGAGCGTGATCCAGGACCCGGAAACATACGAGCGTTTCGAAAAAGTCATTCTGGTTCATGGCGTGCGCTACGTGAACGAGGTTGCGTACCGGGAATTCATTACCGAGCACCTTCCGCAGAACGAGTTCTTCGGCGAAGCCTTGAAGGAAAAGCTCATCTACTACCCGACCGTGACCCGCGAGCCGTTCGAAAATCAGGGACGGCTGACAGATCTGATGCGCAGCGGCAAGCTGTTTAATGACATCGGGCTGCCTCCCATCAATCCAGACGATGACCGCGCAATGATCTGCGGAAGCCCGAGTATGCTGGCCGAAACCAGTGAGGTTCTGGATAGCTTTGGCCTCAAGGCTTCGCCACGTATGGGTGACCCAGGGCATTATCTGATTGAGCGGGCGTTTGTGGAGAAATAA
- a CDS encoding YchJ family protein gives MTSDTQHDANCPCGSGNTLGACCGRYHSGLPAPSAEQLMRSRYSAYVFGLIDYLKATTLPIQQDSLDLQSMKDWSVSSTWLGLDVEESQVIGGQPEHALVSFTARWHDLAGEHAQHERSAFVQHDGKWYFIDPTITLKAGRNDPCPCGSGQKFKKCCAAYL, from the coding sequence ATGACGAGCGACACACAACATGACGCAAATTGCCCTTGCGGTAGCGGCAATACGCTCGGCGCATGCTGCGGGCGTTATCACAGCGGCCTTCCGGCGCCGAGCGCGGAACAGCTCATGCGCTCACGCTACAGTGCTTATGTCTTTGGTCTCATTGACTACTTGAAAGCTACGACCTTGCCTATTCAGCAAGACTCGCTGGATCTCCAATCGATGAAGGACTGGAGCGTCAGCAGCACCTGGCTAGGACTCGACGTCGAGGAGAGCCAAGTAATCGGCGGCCAACCAGAGCATGCGCTTGTCAGTTTTACAGCCCGCTGGCATGACTTGGCGGGAGAGCACGCCCAGCACGAGCGCTCTGCCTTTGTTCAGCACGACGGAAAATGGTATTTCATCGATCCGACCATCACGCTCAAGGCCGGCCGCAACGATCCCTGCCCGTGTGGCAGTGGGCAGAAATTCAAGAAATGCTGCGCCGCTTATCTCTGA